The following nucleotide sequence is from Gammaproteobacteria bacterium.
AAGTTGAGTTCCCAGTCTTGAAAATTGCCTTAAACAGACTATCAATCAAATGCGGTCGCAATTTGCCAAGCGCCTTGCGAACCTTTCCAACAGGGCCCAACACTGTCCAGTCGTCAGATGCAGCAACATCGACACAAAGGGTCGAATCTACCCCCCCCTGACGTAAAGCGTGGTGGATACGATAAGCCGCTCGGGCAGCTCCGCCAACGATATCGGAATGGCTAAGATGCAAAACTTTCACAAAGTAAAACCACTTTTTAGTAGATCAGCATACGCGTGAAAAGCCGGGCCAGCTTATCCGGCAGGTATTGCGTGTAACGCCATAAGGTCAAAGATTGCTGTTCAACTTGTCGTGCATCTCCAAGCTTTAAGTCACCTTTCCTAATGAATGCGCGGCCATAGGAAATTTTCTCAGCTGGCTCGAGCCCCATCACTTTCATGACCACATCCCAAGTATGACGAAAGTGAAAAGTCTGTGGAAGGTGGCATAGGATAACAGGGTAAAAACAATTTGCAATGAGATACTTACCACCAACATGTAAATATTGTGCGGTCTTATATACCATTTGTAAAGGGTCGAGAACATGCTCAAAAACATCAGTAGCTATAATCACATCATATTTTCCGCACATCTCATGCCTATAGCTGACATTAGATGTTCTCTCTGCGCGAGCGATAGCCAAGGGATGAGGATGCGGTTCGATGACTTCAACAAATGTTTCGGGCAGCGACGCGCCGATCATACGTGCCAATCCGCCGAAACCACCTCCAAACTCGGCA
It contains:
- a CDS encoding class I SAM-dependent methyltransferase, with the translated sequence MSDLTEWISTDDLTLITAEERRWLEDVFDRFAGYPDLEQMWSLMDDVWKSIGCDPMVMDARTSAFYSHPVWLLNGLFIEQHKESLENREQYKNWVVQQAPLRVAEFGGGFGGLARMIGASLPETFVEVIEPHPHPLAIARAERTSNVSYRHEMCGKYDVIIATDVFEHVLDPLQMVYKTAQYLHVGGKYLIANCFYPVILCHLPQTFHFRHTWDVVMKVMGLEPAEKISYGRAFIRKGDLKLGDARQVEQQSLTLWRYTQYLPDKLARLFTRMLIY